Part of the Virgibacillus necropolis genome, GTTTTTTTGAACCAAAGACGACGCTCGGTATTTTCGTCTTTAAGGATTTTAGGCTATCATCGTATTTGTTCAATTTGAAGTTTAAAAAACCAGTTCGTGTGTGGAGTCTTTTGATTTCAGCATCTAAGTATGTATGTTCAAATTGATACGTATGATAATACAAATCAGTCTTATTTTTGAATTGCACGACAAAGTAGTTACCCAACTTTTTCATTCTTGAATTTTGGGGGAATGATGGCTTTCCGTTTCTAAATGTTTTTTTAATTTTTTTTAATGACGTTAGTTTTGATTTGTCTTTTTTTATTTTCTTTTTGATCGACTTAATTTGAGTCTCTTTGTTCTTCATGTATAGCTTCTTTAACTCGACTAGACTCTTTTCTTTTGCTTTAGCCTCTTGAACGGCGCTATTAGTGTAGTAATCATCCAACGAAAACCTGTTCTTTACCGTAAGGTGCAACGATTTGTCTCGTTTTTTCAATCCAGAGCGTTTTTCTTTTGTTGCTGTACTAAAGGCAAACTGCTTCGCTCTATTAAACACAAAGAGAGCATGACCAATAGTATCAACGTTTTCATCCAAAATGGTATTCTTATAGATACGATTTGAAAAATACGCCTTAATTCCCATAAGTCATGCTCCTGTCTTGTTATATTGTATTTATTATATCAGAATGTCTGTTCCCATTTCAACAAAAATCTTCTTCGGAGGGGCGATTCATCCCCCACTTAACATTGGTTTTTGAAACCTTCGAGTGTTTGAAGTGGGGTCTTCTCGCCCTAATAAGATAAAGATAGAAGGGTCACTCTCTCACACTACCACGTATGATTTCGTGTACGACGGTTCCATTAAGGCAAAACGCAGGATTTCATATTTATGGATATACTTTTCAAACCCTAGCTTTGCCAATAGGCATTGTCTAGGGTTTTGTTTAATACTGGATTTTTTACGCTTAATTTCCTCGAACAATGTTATGATATACTGATAAATAAAAGATTTTTGAACTTGGAGGATGGTCATATGAATGAAAAAGATTTGGAAATTGCACAAATCCTAGAGGGTGGTGCGAGACTCTCTACTGATTCAATAGCAGATATGGTTGAGTTAGAGAAGGAAGAAGTAGAAAAAATCATTAAATCTTTAGAAGAAAAAGGGATTATACTAAACTATCAGGCTGTTATTAATTGGGATAAAGCACCTGTTAATGGCGGGGTTGCTGCGATGATTGATGTAAAAGTCACTCCCAAAAGAGATATAGGATTTGATGGTGTTGCAGAAAGAATCTATCGTTTTCCTGAAGTTAAAGCTGTCTATTTGATGTCTGGAGCTTACGACCTTTCGGTACAAGTAGAAGGAAAAACAATGAAGGAAGTCGCCTATTTTGTTTCAAATAAGCTATCTACAGTTGATTCTGTTCTTTCCACTACCACTCACTTCTTATTGAAGAAATATAAGCATGACGGTGTGATATTTGAATCTGGTCAAAAAGATAAGCGAGCTGTGGTGTCACCATGAGCCAAGTTTCTACAAAACGCTACCTTTCAAAAACAGCAAAAAACATAAAACCATCTGGTATTCGTCGTTTTTTTGATCTAGCTAATCAAATGGAGGACGTCATCTCGCTAGGTGTAGGAGAACCAGATTTTGTAACTAGTTGGAATGTGTGCGAGGCTGCGTATGCCGCGATGGAAAATGGTTATACGGCATACTCAGCAAATGCTGGATTGATGGAATTACGGGAAGCTATCTCTGGGTATTTAACTAAACAATTTAAGCTTCGTTACCAACCAGCGTCTGAGATTATTGTTACTACTGGTGCAAGCCAAGCAATTGATCTTGCCTTTCGTGCTTTAGTGGACCCTGGCGATGAAGTACTTATCCATGAACCTAGCTTTGTTGCCTACGCTCCGATTGTCCAATTAGCTGGAGGTATACCAATTCCAGTGGAAGCATCAGCTGAGAGTGCGTTCAAGCTGTTACCACAACAATTGGAAGCAAAAATTACAGATAAAACAAAGCTTGTGTTACTTTGTTTTCCAAATAACCCCACCGGTGCTACACTGGACGAAACTGAATTGGGTAAAATTGCGGAAGTAGTTAAAAAGCATGATCTCCTCGTTCTATCAGATGAAATATATGCCGAGTTAAGTTATGATAAAGCCCATGTTAGTATTGCTAGTATACATGATATGAAGGAACGAACGATTCTTATTTCTGGCTTTTCGAAAGCCTTTGCAATGACAGGATGGCGCCTTGGCTATTTAGCTGGCCCAGAGGTATTTATCCAAGCCATGCTAAAAATCCATCAGTACACCATGATGTGTGCTCCCACTATTGCGCAGCACGGAGCATTGGAAGCTCTCACAAATGGGCTTGAAGATGTGACAAAAATGGTGACCAGTTATCGGCAACGGAGAAACTTTTTTGTGAAAGCATGCAACCAGATTGGGCTTGAGTGCCATAAACCAGGTGGAGCCTTCTATGCGTTTCCTTCGATACATAAGTTGGGACTGTCTTCAGAGGAATTTGCGGAAGAGTTGTTAAAAGAAGAAAAGGTAGCTGTCGTTCCCGGAAGCGTCTTTGGGCTAGGGGGACAAGGCCATATCAGGTGTTCCTATGCAGCTTCCATGGATAATTTACAAAAGGCGATTGAACGAATGGATCGCTTTTTAGCTAAGCGAATCTGATGTAATTATGGAATCTCTGGGCTCTGACAGCGGAATGTTTAACTCAGACATCCTGTTCCTATGAATACTCGTCGCAAAAAACAAAGAAGTAATTCGAGGTAACGAGTTCTTTTAGTGCGTGTTCAAAAAGGAGGATAAAAAGGACCGAGAAGTTCGAGGCAGCGTAGCTTAGAGTACCGGAACGTATGCTATTAATACGTGAGGAACGGAAAAGCAAGCTAACGAAGAAATTCGATGCGTCATTTTTACCGGACTTTTTGAACAACCTCTTTTAGGTACAAAACTTATTTTATTAGGTAAATAAACGTTACAATAGCGCAGCTTTCAGCCACGCTATTGTAACGGTTTTTTCAAAGCAATGATTTCAACAAATGAAACATTCCCTGAAAAGGGAGGTTAAAGTAACCATATAACTTTGTTTTTATCCCTAGCTCATATTTAGAACGGTTACTTTTTCACGGGTTACGGACTCAATACTTTTTCGAATGCCTTGCGCACCTAAACCGGAGTTTTTGACGCCGAGGAATGGGAAGTGATCAGGTCCCCGTTCCGTTTTGCCGTTGATTTGAACAGAACCTACCTCAAGCTCACTACCGATACGAATGGCTTGTTCGACATTTTTCGTAAAAACACTTGCCTGCAGACCATATTCCGACTCGTTTGCAATTATTACGGCTTCTTCAATGTTTTGTACACGAATAATCGGCAGCACCGGACCAAATGGCTCTTCCCATGCAACAGTCATGTCTACTGTTACGTTGTCAAGCAACACAGGGTAAACAAGGTTTCCTTCGCGCCTGATGTCAGTAAGAGGTGTGGCGCCTTTTCCAACGGCGTCATCCACCAATTGTTGAACAAAATCGGCTGCTTTCTCGTTGATTAACGGGGTTACAGTGGCATTATCTTCTGGCATCCCAACTTCCAAAGCCTTGATTTTGTCTTTCAATTTATCAACTAACGCATCTGCTACTTCATCTAATACAAGGACACGCTTAATCGCGGTACAACGTTGGCCAGAATAGGAAAATCCACCGCCGACGATATCTCCAGCGGCTTTTTCAAGATCGGCGTCGTTCAGCACAATTGCTGGATCTTTTCCGCCTAATTCGAGGATGACGGGAATCATGGAAGCTTTTTTAGAAATGTATTCGCCTGTTTCAGATCCACCTGTAAAGTTGATCAAGTCAATTGAAGGGTGAGTCGTTAAATAATCGCCGATCTCAGAACCTTTGCCTGTTACAAGATTGACAAGCCCTGAAGGAAGCCCAGCTTTGTCCAACGCCCTTACCATTAACGTCCCGCTTATTGCCCCCTGCGTTGCTGGTTTGAAAACAACTGCATTCCCAGCGATTAAAGCAGGTGCAATTTTTGCGGCTGACAGGTTAACTGGATAATTAAAAGGAGATATAGCAAGAATAACGCCCAAAGGTTCTCTTTGTACCATTGCGAGCTTGTTGGCGCTTCCGGCGTTGAAGCTTCCGCCATTGATCAACTCACCATGGATTCGCTTCCCTTCTTCCGCAGTATATTTAATAAAATCGGCAGTTCGTACGACTTCTTTTTCTGCAGAAGAATACCCTTTACCGACTTCCTTCATAATGGTTTCCGCTATTTCTTCTTTCATCTCAAGCAGCTGGTCCGCCCACGCATAAAGTAGTTCAGCACGCTCACTAAAAGAAAGGTTTGCCCAATCTTTTTGAGCTGCCTTTGCCCCTGTTACAGCAAGGTTTACTTCATTTTCTGTCAT contains:
- a CDS encoding Lrp/AsnC family transcriptional regulator — its product is MNEKDLEIAQILEGGARLSTDSIADMVELEKEEVEKIIKSLEEKGIILNYQAVINWDKAPVNGGVAAMIDVKVTPKRDIGFDGVAERIYRFPEVKAVYLMSGAYDLSVQVEGKTMKEVAYFVSNKLSTVDSVLSTTTHFLLKKYKHDGVIFESGQKDKRAVVSP
- a CDS encoding aminotransferase; amino-acid sequence: MSQVSTKRYLSKTAKNIKPSGIRRFFDLANQMEDVISLGVGEPDFVTSWNVCEAAYAAMENGYTAYSANAGLMELREAISGYLTKQFKLRYQPASEIIVTTGASQAIDLAFRALVDPGDEVLIHEPSFVAYAPIVQLAGGIPIPVEASAESAFKLLPQQLEAKITDKTKLVLLCFPNNPTGATLDETELGKIAEVVKKHDLLVLSDEIYAELSYDKAHVSIASIHDMKERTILISGFSKAFAMTGWRLGYLAGPEVFIQAMLKIHQYTMMCAPTIAQHGALEALTNGLEDVTKMVTSYRQRRNFFVKACNQIGLECHKPGGAFYAFPSIHKLGLSSEEFAEELLKEEKVAVVPGSVFGLGGQGHIRCSYAASMDNLQKAIERMDRFLAKRI
- a CDS encoding NADP-dependent glyceraldehyde-3-phosphate dehydrogenase — protein: MIANTYQFLLNGEWRESLSGKTIENQSPSDNTPVGSVQAMTENEVNLAVTGAKAAQKDWANLSFSERAELLYAWADQLLEMKEEIAETIMKEVGKGYSSAEKEVVRTADFIKYTAEEGKRIHGELINGGSFNAGSANKLAMVQREPLGVILAISPFNYPVNLSAAKIAPALIAGNAVVFKPATQGAISGTLMVRALDKAGLPSGLVNLVTGKGSEIGDYLTTHPSIDLINFTGGSETGEYISKKASMIPVILELGGKDPAIVLNDADLEKAAGDIVGGGFSYSGQRCTAIKRVLVLDEVADALVDKLKDKIKALEVGMPEDNATVTPLINEKAADFVQQLVDDAVGKGATPLTDIRREGNLVYPVLLDNVTVDMTVAWEEPFGPVLPIIRVQNIEEAVIIANESEYGLQASVFTKNVEQAIRIGSELEVGSVQINGKTERGPDHFPFLGVKNSGLGAQGIRKSIESVTREKVTVLNMS